In Cicer arietinum cultivar CDC Frontier isolate Library 1 chromosome 1, Cicar.CDCFrontier_v2.0, whole genome shotgun sequence, one DNA window encodes the following:
- the LOC101511691 gene encoding sulfite exporter TauE/SafE family protein 5-like, with amino-acid sequence MTTKSIIIFLVFTFFAFNPSNAKQTRPFSSMFNIDHVIHKKFQLKNVTEEFQESQLYISLHLVVAGFLCFIASSISSAGGIGGGGIFIPILTIVAGLDLKIASSLSAFMVTGGSVANVICYMFTTSPKFGGKSLIDYDIALSSEPCMLLGVSIGVICNLVFPEWLITLMFAIFLAWSTSKTCKSGVMFWNIESEEMRQNGLEKGLLENGTSEEESKGLVRMLKENDGPKIIVMVPKENSKLMSIPWLKLLALLLVWFSFFSIYLLRGNGYGQRIIPIEPCGVGYWIISSVQVPLAVVFTAWMVFRKESLQDPTLIPEVQCQNRNSPSKKLVFPLMALLAGILGGVFGIGGGMLISPLLLQVGIAPEVTAATCSFMVFFSATMSALQYLLLGMEHVQIALILAIMCFVASLLGLLVVQKAIQKYGRPSLIVFSVSIVMSLSVVLMTSFGAIKIWGDYKSGKYMGFKPPC; translated from the exons ATGACAACtaaaagtattattatatttttagttttcacTTTTTTTGCATTCAATCCTTCAAATGCAAAACAAACACGACCCTTTTCATCTATGTTCAATATTGACCATGTTATACACAAAAAATTTCAGTTGAAAAATGTAACAGAAGAATTCCAAGAATCACAATTGTATATTTCACTACATTTGGTGGTAGCTGGATTCCTCTGCTTCATAGCTTCATCTATATCAAGTGCTGGTGGAATAGGTGGTGGTGGAATTTTCATACCAATACTAACTATTGTAGCTGGTTTAGACTTGAAAATAGCTTCAAGTTTATCAGCTTTTATGGTCACAGGAGGATCAGTTGCAAATGTTATATGCTATATGTTTACAACAAGTCCTAAATTTGGTGGCAAGTCATTGATTGATTATGACATAGCACTTTCATCTGAACCATGTATGTTGTTAGGAGTGAGTATTGGAGTTATTTGTAACCTTGTTTTTCCAGAATGGTTGATAACTTTAATGTTTGCTATATTTCTTGCTTGGTCTACCTCAAAAACTTGCAAAAGTGGAGTAATGTTTTGGAATATTGAATCAGAAGAGATGAGGCAAAATGGACTTGAAAAAGGGCTGCTAGAAAATGGAACTAGTGAAGAGGAAAGTAAAGGGTTGGTGAGAATGCTTAAGGAAAATGATGGACCAAAAATCATTGTTATGGTCCCTAAAGAGAATAGCAAATTGATGAGTATTCCGTGGTTGAAGTTATTGGCCTTACTTTTAGTGTGGTTCTCTTTCTTTTCCATTTATCTTCTTCGTGGCAATGGATATGGACAG AGAATCATTCCTATTGAACCATGTGGTGTTGGATATTGGATTATCTCATCAGTTCAAGTACCTCTAGCTGTGGTTTTCACTGCCTGGATGGTATTTAGGAAAGAAAGTCTTCAAGACCCAACTCTTATACCAGAAGTACAGTGTCAGAACAGAAATAGTCCATCAAAAAAGCTTGTTTTTCCATTGATGGCACTACTAGCAGGAATATTGGGTGGTGTTTTTGGAATTGGAGGTGGAATGTTGATAAGTCCACTTCTTCTTCAGGTTGGAATAGCCCCTGAG gTAACAGCAGCAACATGTTCTTTCATGGTTTTCTTCTCTGCTACCATGTCAGCCTTGCAATATCTGTTGTTGGGAATGGAACATGTACAGATTGCACTCATCTTGGCCATAATGTGTTTTGTTGCATCACTTCTTGGGTTATTAGTAGTGCAAAAAGCAATTCAGAAGTATGGAAGACCCTCTTTAATTGTCTTCTCAGTTAGCATAGTGATGTCTTTAAGTGTTGTTCTAATGACTAGCTTTGGGGCCATAAAGATTTGGGGAGACTACAAATCAGGGAAATACATGGGGTTCAAACCACCCTGTTAA
- the LOC101511055 gene encoding pathogenesis-related protein PR-1 type-like, producing the protein MGSFSLLCVLGLSLIIMGDIAHAQNSPSDYVKAHNIARFNVSTLIQIPDVVWDKNVAAFARTYANQRKDCQLKHSGNNRYGENIAISTGDMSGKEAVKLWAEEKPHYDSYRNICFDGECNHYTQVVWRKSLRIGCAKVKCDNGGTFVTCNYSPPGNRPGEMPY; encoded by the coding sequence atgggttCATTTTCTCTATTATGTGTGTTGGGCTTATCACTTATTATAATGGGTGACATTGCACATGCCCAAAACTCACCATCAGACTACGTTAAAGCACACAACATAGCAAGATTCAACGTTAGTACTTTGATTCAAATTCCCGATGTGGTTTGGGACAAAAATGTTGCTGCTTTTGCACGTACCTATGCCAATCAACGTAAGGATTGTCAATTGAAGCACTCCGGTAATAACCGTTACGGCGAGAATATCGCAATAAGCACCGGCGACATGAGCGGCAAGGAGGCGGTGAAATTGTGGGCGGAAGAGAAACCACATTATGATTCATATCGTAACATATGTTTTGATGGTGAATGCAACCATTATACTCAAGTTGTTTGGAGAAAATCACTACGTATTGGATGTGCCAAAGTGAAATGTGATAATGGTGGCACTTTTGTTACTTGCAATTATTCTCCCCCTGGCAACCGTCCTGGCGAAATGCCATATTAA
- the LOC101510732 gene encoding pathogenesis-related protein PR-1 type-like, with the protein MGSFSLLCVLGLSLIIIGDIAHAQNSPSDYVKAHNKARFDVGALIRIPNVVWDEKVASFARTYANQRKDCQLKHSGNNRYGENIAISTRDINGTEAVKLWVDEKPYYEYYRNKCVDGECLHYTQVVWKKSLRIGCAKVKCNNGGTFVTCNYSPPGNRPGELPY; encoded by the coding sequence atgggtTCATTTTCTCTATTATGTGTGTTGGGCTTATCACTAATTATAATAGGTGACATTGCACATGCCCAAAACTCACCATCAGACTACGTTAAAGCACACAACAAAGCAAGATTCGACGTTGGTGCATTGATTCGAATTCCCAATGTGGTTTGGGATGAAAAAGTTGCTTCTTTTGCACGTACCTATGCCAATCAACGTAAGGATTGTCAATTGAAGCACTCCGGTAATAACCGTTACGGCGAGAATATCGCAATAAGCACCCGCGACATTAACGGCACGGAGGCGGTGAAATTGTGGGTGGATGAGAAACCATATTATGAATATTATCGTAACAAATGTGTTGATGGTGAATGCCTCCATTATACTCAAGTTGTTTGGAAAAAATCACTACGTATTGGATGTGCCAAAGTGAAATGTAATAATGGTGGCACTTTTGTTACTTGCAATTATTCTCCCCCTGGCAACCGTCCTGGCGAACTACCatattaa
- the LOC101510405 gene encoding pathogenesis-related protein 1B-like produces MSSFSLMCVLGLIFIMGHTAHAQDSPTDYVNAHNAARSEVGVPNIVWDNTVASFAQSYANQRKDCQLMHSDGNHGGYGENIALSSGDMSGTEAVSLWVDEKANYDYNSNSCVGGECLHYTQVVWRDSHRVGCAKVKCDNGGTFITCNYSPPGNYIGQKPY; encoded by the coding sequence atgagTTCATTTTCTCTAATGTGTGTCTTGGGCTTAATATTCATAATGGGTCACACAGCACATGCCCAAGACTCACCAACAGATTATGTGAACGCACACAACGCAGCAAGATCCGAGGTTGGTGTTCCAAATATTGTTTGGGACAACACTGTTGCTTCTTTTGCACAAAGCTATGCCAATCAACGCAAGGATTGTCAATTGATGCACTCGGATGGTAATCATGGCGGTTACGGCGAGAATATCGCGTTGAGCTCCGGCGACATGAGTGGCACAGAAGCGGTGAGTTTGTGGGTGGATGAGAAAGCAAACTATGATTATAATAGTAACTCATGTGTTGGTGGTGAATGCCTTCATTATACTCAAGTTGTTTGGAGAGATTCACATCGTGTTGGATGTGCCAAAGTGAAATGTGATAATGGTGGCACATTCATTACTTGCAACTATTCTCCCCCTGGCAACTATATTGGCCAAAAACCATACTAA
- the LOC101511363 gene encoding pathogenesis-related protein PR-1 type-like produces MGSFSLLCVLGLSLIIMGDIAHAQNSPSDYVKAHNIARFNVSTLIQIPDVVWDKSVAAFARTYANQRKDCQLKHSGNNRYGENIAISTGDMSGKEAVKLWAEEKPHYDSYRNICFDGECNHYTQVVWRKSLRIGCAKVKCDNGGTFVTCNYSPPGNRPGEMPY; encoded by the coding sequence ATGGGTTCATTTTCTCTATTATGTGTGTTGGGCTTATCACTTATTATAATGGGTGACATTGCACATGCCCAAAACTCACCATCAGACTACGTTAAAGCACACAACATAGCAAGATTCAACGTTAGTACTTTGATTCAAATTCCCGATGTGGTTTGGGACAAAAGTGTTGCTGCTTTTGCACGTACCTATGCCAATCAACGTAAGGATTGTCAATTGAAGCACTCCGGTAATAACCGTTACGGCGAGAATATCGCAATAAGCACCGGCGACATGAGCGGCAAGGAGGCGGTGAAATTGTGGGCGGAAGAGAAACCACATTATGATTCATATCGTAACATATGTTTTGATGGTGAATGCAACCATTATACTCAAGTTGTTTGGAGAAAATCACTACGTATTGGATGTGCCAAAGTGAAATGTGATAATGGTGGCACTTTTGTTACTTGCAATTATTCTCCCCCTGGCAACCGTCCTGGCGAAATGCCATATTAA
- the LOC101512012 gene encoding thioredoxin-like protein CXXS1, producing METIEQNKSRVLVIDSLQSWEFNLNQASNHNSLIVVHFTASWCMPSVAMIPYFEELASNYPDFLFLSVDVDEVKEVATKNDIKAMPTFLFLKDGAPLEKLVGANPEEIKKRIDGFVQSTHASIA from the exons ATGGAAACCATAGAACAAAACAAGTCAAGGGTGTTGGTCATTGATTCTTTGCAATCATGGGAATTCAATCTCAATCAAGCTTCTAATCACAATTCACTT ATTGTTGTTCACTTCACTGCTTCATGGTGCATGCCGTCAGTGGCTATGATTCCATATTTTGAAGAACTAGCATCAAATTATCCAGATTTTCTGTTTCTCTCTGTTGATGTTGATGAAGTCAAG GAGGTGGCCACCAAGAATGATATAAAGGCAATgccaacatttttgtttttgaaggaTGGTGCTCCATTGGAGAAGCTAGTTGGTGCCAATCCAGAAGAGATTAAGAAAAGGATAGATGGATTTGTTCAGTCCACTCATGCTTCAATTGCTTAG